ACAGTTTTTATAACCAGAGAAGATTTACCCCAGTGATTCAACTGACATTTATTGTCAGGACACATCTTGATTAGACGAAGGTCTTTTGATGTACCAGTACCCTGTGATAAAGTCATTACTGTGAAGCCGTTCATCCATAGATGCAGCTGGGCTTTGAAAACTAGTACTTTAGACCAATTGGAGCTGATTTCTGTAGAGGTAAGACGGAGAGAATGCCAAACATGAAACCCAGAAGAAAATCCAGGGTTACACTTGGCATTTTTCTGAGTTCATGTAGTGAATTTACAAGCAGCTGACACTCTCATTTTTGCTGCTTTTGGACAGATGGTGTTTTTTATTGGGAAGGGGCAGAGAGAAATCCCCATTGCCTATTGATCCAGTGAGCGGCATGTGTGTGGACTGATAGGCCAGCGGTGGAATGGTGTTGACCAGAATAAGTTGTAACGGTTTCTTCTCCTCATGAAACTGGCATCGGATGTATCTAGTGAAGGCAGAGCGGTAAGTCTTGTTGAAGAGCGTGTAAACCAGCGGGTTAACAGCGGATGAAAGGTAACCgacccacacaaacacattcaacaGTCTGTTCATCACATCGGCGTCACATACTGCTGGCTCGCAAACCACCGCTAAAACGTTGGTGATGAAAAATGGACACCACATGACCACGAACAGGAAGAAGACAATGCCCAGAACTTTGGAGGCTTTTTGCTCATTGCTAATGGACTGCACTGTATGCCGTCCGAAAGGTGGCGTCACAACCCCCGATTCTGGCCCTGCCTCGCGGCTCAACGAGCGCCGCAAGAATAGTTTTTTCTCTGAGGGTAAGAATGAGGGTCCGGGAAGGAAGTTGAGCGTGAATCCTGTGCTCCATTTGGGCCTGGGCACCAGTTGGTCAAGGCAGAGCGTGGCCTCACTCTGCAGAGCGCTGATAGTCAGGAAGTAGGTCACCACCATAATGGTCAATGGTACAAAGAAGGCCACAAAGGACCCAACCAACACAAAAGAGTTGTCAGTCAATAGGCAGCTGCCATCCTTGAAAACTTTGGTGTGATCGCGCAGACCCAGCACTGGGATAGGCATGGAGATGCCTGCAGAAAGACAGAGGAAGAAAGTGCATTTGTAGTTTAGTTAAGTCTGCAGAAATTGTGAAAAGGTGGCAAAGCAACCAAACAACAGAGAAGAAATGATGACAGTTGCTTAtttcacacaaaacacaaaagcagCAAAGTTGTGTGACCTGCAGTTTGTCTATGACATGTTCTATTTATGTCCTCTTCACAGTCCATTTGTACaagcaaacataaataaataatagtttatataGTGCTAGAAATAACACTGCTTTCATAGATAACACATTAACATCAAATTCATtactctttttaatggtgttaaTACAATTAGAAAATTGGACCGTTTCATTCtggtctgtgattttttttttatcagtaaatGATGAAAAGGAAGACCCTCTTAATAGAGAATTTGTTCACAATCAAAATGAGGTTcactgtgataataataataataataaaccaatataaaaatttattaacAGCCCTAATAGATAAATAATACAGTTGTTTTAATAACATATAGTAATAAAGAATATgggtttataattttgttatatataatattgctTGCATAGATAACATTTTAACATGCAAttcatccatttttatttttaatggctgcaatgcatttagaaaatctgacattttttattttgttctgttaTACTTTTATGTCAGTTATGAAAATAGATCATTGTAATTTAGATTTGTTTGTAAAAATCAAACACAAGAAAGAACTTTACCACAAAACTACAATCAAATGGGATTTATTGTCATTAACAATCATCATCATTACCAATATTGTCCTTTATTAACAGCCTAGTAAATAATATAATTGCTGTAATAATGTTTTCATAGATGACATATCTCCTTgcaattcatttgtttgtttttaattctgtTAATGTATTTTGAAAGTTTGGCATTTAATCCTAAtctgtgactttttttattttaaaagatggaAAAGTGTGGGTTACATATCAATTTGAAGATAACAAGCCCTACAATTCATTTGGACTCGAAAAAGTTTGCTCTTATAAAGGAATATCACTTAAGCAGCTGACTAATGCTGAAAAGAAATGTATTAGTCTATAAACCATCTTACATCTCTAAGgaaacacacacagctgttcaCAAACATCAGTTCAAGAGCACACATTCTGTCTGAAATCACATCTTGCTTTAATGATAATGATATTCTTTAAATAGCTCCTGGCTCGTTATCATGTGTAAACACTTTCCTTTAATTGTTTCAAACACTGATCCATCATTTATTTACAAATCATTAAACTGTTTCAAACTGAGAGCACAGGTGGCGTATATTTGTGAAAAACATGCTGGGCAGCTCAATGGGATCGCTGTGATTGATGGATCTCTTGTTCGAGGACAGGTTCATATTAGTCCACTTACTTAGACACATTGCTTATGCTTAGGCAGCAAAAATATCCGTCTTTGTCACATGCCTTTGGGTTACTTCACAGTAATTGATGGGACTTTTTTTCTTTAGAGGCATAACCCCAATAACACAGCTATTTACGACCATTAGCATTCAGTTCAGCCTGTATAATGTTGTATATGATATACTTCTCATTTCCACTAGCATCTTGCAAATGGAAATCTTGTATCACTCAAGGACAAACTTTCAGTGAAACTGGCATGGTGATAAAAGATCTCCATGGCAACAGTAAATCTCTGCAAATCGTGACTGATCTCTGGGGTTTGTTGGGGGGAAACCGAGCTGGTAATGGGGGTGATGGCATTAGCTCTGCATCTACAGATAACTGCAGGCCTTGGATGACTATGATAAGAAccacagactgtaaaaaaaaatgggtgTCGCCGTGTGTCAAATTCTGAGAGGAAGATGGtgagattaaaaatatatatcagtaAGGTTTTTCCTTCAAAACTAAGTGGGGTTACTTTATCTTGCTCACCTCAACCTCCTTTTGCATCACTTTGGCATCAGAGTAAACAGAGTTTAAAGTTTGAAAAGCAGCATTATAATGTAAGATTTTACAGTGCTTTGCTCAAATACACTGACAGCTCTCAACCTCTAAGGGCCGCATCTTCACAATGGATTTGTTCATAATCATCTCAGTTATAGACATTAGGTGCTGTCTGGCATTTAAGAAAGGGTACAGATTTGGACAAATCTCACCATAATTCTTAGTCGGTTAATCACAGTACATTAAGACAACTGATACGCATTAcaatttttctgaaatgttatttttaaagatgTAGATAATgcataattgtattaaattagcACTAATTTGCATATATTTCCAAAACGGGAATCTGAACATTGAATTAACCCAGGATGAAAATACTTGTTTTATGCTGTTGACATATATGGTATGGAAGCATAACTGCCTGAAATCTTTAAAATTGACCAGTGCTTGAAAAAACAATGGTTTTGTCTGAAGTGTCTTGCCTTAAAACAGACTGAAAGCTTTTAAGCATCAAGAGGGAGGGGAACAAATAATAATCCAGTACAAAAACTCATTCTATATGTTTACTATCTTGGTGCTAAGAGGCTTTTCAACTGATAATTACAAAACCACTTTTTTGTCTCAACAACCAGACTTGCTGTCTTTTAAAAAGCATCTGAATCATGCTCAGAAAGCCCTAATCTCTGAAATGTTAGCAGATCTACAGTACTTTGATCCCCAAACAACACATAATTGCCATCAGAAAGTCTTCTTCACTTTAAAGCAGCACTAGCTCTCAGCTCTTTGACCACTCTGAAGCTCACTGTAGTACTGGGAGCTGACGCTGGATCCAAAAGTGTTCCCTGCACAGTTTACCACTTTATAGTGCAGATATTTTAGTTCTAGATCGATCTCTATTGACTTAAGTTATATTTCtttgcattataaatgtattttattagactgttttgtttttctttttgcattacTGTGATGTAAATGGCATTGTGGCATTCACATGACATGACGTGTGGCTAAGTATGGTGTCCCaaacttggaatttgtgctctgtatttaacccatccaagtgcacacacagcagtgagtagtgaacaaacacacacactgtgaacacacacttaAATTACaggttgattatttatttattaaaactaatagatttatttttcttcttttatatgAAGGTCACACGAAAAATATCTTGGAAACAATTTTTCAATgcctttgttattttttattgcttttaattttttatttatttatttatttattttactttagatGATTATACtttcaaaagtaaataaaatgtttgtttgtttttattttacttttatcaaAATTGAGTATACTTGTTTAACAAAGCAACAAGATCGTTAGTGAAGAGCATGCTCAAGattaaatgtgacatttcagTAAATATCACAGAAGAATATTTTTATGAAGAGTAATTTCCGAGAAAGATTGAgcaattttatttcacaaatgtttaaaatgttatttccaCCAGAGTATGCCATTAAACAAACATGATTTGAGATATGGTGGAAATAACACTGTGCATGCAGGAAATATTCATGACTTCAGCATTCAATGACCCGGGCCTGTAAAATTCATTACTTTTTAGCTTTCCATTATgctatttttttctcttctcagtTATTTCTTCCTTGTGGTTCTCCATAGATATGATCAGCAGGATACTGATGAAGCTGCAGACATCTACTGCAGGTCTCATTGTTGCCTTTCAGCTCCAATCtataaaataactgaatattgCTCCAATTTTACTTATCATTTACTGATACCCAACTCTCTCCGCCACTTATGTGTACAATAGCCTCTCCTCTAGTGAATGACAAAATAGGTTTATTAGGAGGTTTATTAGCCACTGATTTCTCTAGTCCCAAAAGCAATTTAAGTacacataaaaataaaggtttaaagaCCCTCTTTGGAATGCTTTTTGTTATAGTAGCAGGTCTAAACAGCCAAGgtcatattaaaacaaataaggaATATTTTCTAGGATTTTCTGAAAGCAGAGTCAGTGGTTAATACTgttattatgtatatacattaGATCAGAGTCATGACTCATCAAGACAGAATGTCATCCTGTTTACAACAGTCTCAAAATAATGGCTTCACATCACACTACAGCACAGTGTCATGTGTGCATCTTGATGGCTTCAGGTGTACCTGCTGAGATGGTCCAGACGGCCGTGATCTTGGCCCAGGCACGGGAGCGTGAGTTTGACCGATTGTGTCGGATGGGGTTACGGATGGCCACATAACGGTCCAGGGAAATAGCGCACAGATGCATGATGGAGGCGGTGGAAAAGAGAACATCCAGATAGATCCACATGGGACACAGTGATGCAGGGAGGGGCCAGGAGTAACCTGAAGAAGACACAGACATTCAGAGAATCAGGCCCGAGGAATAAAACTGACAACAAAAGGCTTTGAAATATTGACTTTCCTTTAACATGCTAATTGACCCTGTGAGATAATTTAATGGGCTTTGTCTACTTAGCTCAACTAAGTGATTTTACTGGAAGGCATGAGTGTGATGAGCTCTTGAGAACAGCAAAAGAGCTTAATGATCACTGACAGGGTTTTCAGTTGACACCCTAATGAAAAGCAGTTTATTTTCTACAACactacatctatctatctatctatctatctatctatctatctatctatctatctatctatctatctatctatctatctatctatctatctatctatctatatatctatctatctatcagtgaggaaaaaaaacagttcTTGTGTGGTATTGTTGTAAGAGTGTAGTActctttctatccatccatcatacCTGTCAACACTCTTGTTATTGCCTGGAGTCTTTCACATCCATATCCTACCCCATCCCCTTTTGTTATTTCTCCTGGTAAACTCCCATAATTTAAATGGTCCAAACCTTGTTATATGAATAATCAcatcaaaatattatttcaagGATGTCCAGTTGCCAGATCTTGTATGAAACACATCTTACTTACACAATCGAcacatcataattttttttttacccatttggGATCTCAACCTGGCAACCTACAACCCAGTTGTGCTGTTAATATCTGTGCAGGTAGTAGATGCGAGAAGTTTATTCAAGCATTATTGGTAGAAATAGGAGGAGAAGACTCATGTGGTGCAAAATATACATGTAAGTTTAACAACAGCTGGATTGAAGAATTTAATTACATATCTCAAAACCATTTCGACAATGTCCCTGCCTTTTGCAAAGTGTCGCACTGATTTTAATACCAGACACAGTGCAAAAAAAGGGCATTACtgcaaattaaatgtaatgtttctgtttatgtaataaaatttGCAAAAGTCAGTGAATGTAGTTAAAAAGTCTGCATGCTCTGCGTGTCTGTTAGTGACTTGCATGGTTTCATCTGATACACAAACTCAAAAGAAAGCATGAGCAGGTACTCATATATTTGTGTTGCaccaaattcaaaacatttttaaatacgttgcaaaaaaaaaaaagaatacagggCAGGGCAGGGCTGTCATTAATAATAATTGCTATAGACTTACAGTCAATAGTCAAAGGAAATGTTGCAGTGATGATGCCATTTTCTAATAAGCGAACACAATATTCTTTAAATGGAAAGTTAACCAAAAAAAgttaattctgtcatcagttactcacccACATACCCTTATTCgcctttggaacacaaatgaagataattTTTTATGAAACTCGAGTGCTTTCTGTTTCTCAATTGACAGCCTATGCAACTACCACTTTCAGGGTCCAGAAAGGTATAAAGACATCATTAAAGTATGTGACTCCAGTGTCAAAACAGCAATtttatgaagtgacaagaatgCTTTGTTCCATACACTGTAAACtgtaacaaccaatcagagcgaatcaaagatgaatgcacttttggaagttgaatgtaagggaaatgtcattttggaatttctgtgtcTATTGTGACTGTGAtattgttcttgttcatgatgaaattttattttattgctgtaattaatttatagcattaacaagatgacccgcgGAATTCATTTTGGAAGCGTTGACtgatgaatgtgtttttttaataagaTTAGTATTAGTACCAAGTttagaggctgtcatatgtggatcaacttactatgttgtgtattttcatcagtttcaatatgaaaaaaaacattcatattgatttaattgatttactgcattttgagaaagaaaaaaagtatcatggattaattgcattttgggaaaaaataatacaattttataataaatctttgaaaatcaaaacctggatttaaatttttaattttattataacctAAAAATTTGAAACAGAttatagtggttttcatcttgccactttcttgttaaagaaaacatatttttaatctaattaatcaaaatggatatattgcgttttggaaccaaactcttcatatgttCATGAGTGCACCACAACACACACTGTACATGTTGTGTTGACATGAGAGCAGACATTCTCA
The genomic region above belongs to Carassius carassius chromosome 11, fCarCar2.1, whole genome shotgun sequence and contains:
- the LOC132152448 gene encoding 5-hydroxytryptamine receptor 2A-like, with the translated sequence MRGIMNLHANISKPAPKSIFPSSNLMPFDPDTWTQSPDIMLGNVVRNISFGCNKSWADATLFPNLSISGTSSEKTELLSWQRCNGEMSTEELVRKNWAALLILVVVIITVTGNILVILAVNLERKLQNATNYFLMSLAVADMLLGLLVMPVSMVTIVYGYSWPLPASLCPMWIYLDVLFSTASIMHLCAISLDRYVAIRNPIRHNRSNSRSRAWAKITAVWTISAGISMPIPVLGLRDHTKVFKDGSCLLTDNSFVLVGSFVAFFVPLTIMVVTYFLTISALQSEATLCLDQLVPRPKWSTGFTLNFLPGPSFLPSEKKLFLRRSLSREAGPESGVVTPPFGRHTVQSISNEQKASKVLGIVFFLFVVMWCPFFITNVLAVVCEPAVCDADVMNRLLNVFVWVGYLSSAVNPLVYTLFNKTYRSAFTRYIRCQFHEEKKPLQLILVNTIPPLAYQSTHMPLTGSIGNGDFSLPLPNKKHHLSKSSKNESVSCL